The segment GAAGATCCGCGCAGTCCCGGGCCTCCGCCGGGCCTCGGCCCGGCTCCGCGGCGCGGCTGTTACCTCGCCCCTCCTCCGCGCCCCCAACCTGCAGCCGCGGCCGTTCACCTGGTGGCGTCCGCGACGTTCCTGATGAACAGGGAGGTGTTGGGGGGCCTCGTGTAGCGAGACATGACCGCTTCCTCCGTTCTCTCCGGGTCTGCCCGCGGCCTCTGGGCTCGCTCCGTCTCCCGCTACCGCTGCTACCGCCACAGGAGCTCCCCTGGCCCCCGGCGCGACCCCCACCCCTCGGCCTCAGCCCCGCCAGCGCGCAGCCGCAGAGGCCGGCGCAGAGGGGGCGCAGCGCGGCGCCAGCCTGGACGcacgggccgggggcgggggcggggacgGGGGCGGAGCCGGCGCGGCCCAGGGGCCGCGGGAATCCCGAAGACAGGAGCGAGGCCGTTCCGAGGCTCTATGGGATCCGGGTATGGGGGGTCCTGGAGTGCGACGGGATTTGGGGAGGGGGCGGCGAGGGCCAGTGTATGTCAGGAGGGCGGAGGCCAAAAGGGGGCTTGAGGCCGCGGCGGGGACGCCGGGGGTTAGAGGACCCAGAGTGGGTGTCGGGGCTGCGGCTGGGCGGAGGTGGGGGCAGTGGGAGCAGCGTTCAACCGCGCCCCCGCCCAGCCGCCGCGGCCCTCGGCTCATCGTCCTGAGCCCAGGACCTTGGCAGTTGGTAGGCCTCCTGCCCGTCTGGTCTTGAGCCTTCGGCTTTCCAACTGTGAGGTCTCGATTTTGTTcggatttgttttttaatagagacggggtctcgctgtgttgcccaggtggtctcaaactcctgggctcaagcctctcccgcctcggcctcccaaagtgctgggattacaggtgtgagccgccacgcctggcctgttgGATTTTTAAGTATTATATGATTCTTCATCCTTTATTCACTTGGGGCATAACACTCAGCTGTGAGTACATTCATTCAGATGTTTATTGAGCGtctactatgcaccaggcacttAAGTTTGGATATATCAATGAACAAACAGGCCAAGCCCCGCCCTCTCAGCTTACATTCTAGAAGGGGGACAAACGAATGTACAAATGAATCCACGATGTAGAAGACAACAGTTAAAATGCAGGGACAGTTAAGCAAAATTTAAATTACCGTCTCCCCATTCCCCCAAAATGTTGTAGCCCATCCCCTTCTAGTTAGACTCGTGTCTTCGCCTTGCTCCTGTGGCCAGTAGGCACAGCCTGTTATTCAGGGCTGGGACTGTAACCAGGCAGCTCCTAAGTGTGAAGAGTGCCCCTTTTCGCTCTCAGAAGTGGTAGGCTTTGAAGAATACATGTCGTGGTCACCCTTCTAGCTCACAGCCCTCTCAGaggctgtggaggttcctggGTCTGCAGCTGTACTGGAACGGTGGCTATTCTTTCATTCAAAAGGGATTGCTCTGGCACTGCAGGCACAGGGCTAGTCTGGCACCGTGCCTATTCCCCTGGAGCTTAGAATTTGGTAGGGAGGCAGAAACTAACAATCACACTGGTAAAGATACAAACTATGATACAGGGCTATGAAAAGAACTATATGCTGCTGAGAGCAGGCATTGTGGGATGGTGAGCAAGGCTAGAGGGTCACTTATGTTCCCTGAACAAGTCTTGAAGAGATGGGTAAAGAATGGAGAAGAGTGATTAGTGCAGTGGAACAGCACGTGCAAAGGCTTTGAGGCAGTATAGTAAACGAGGTAAAACAGAAGCATGAAGCTGGAGAAGAGTTGGAAAATAAGGCTGGAGAGCAGGCTGGGTTCATAATACAAAAGCTTAGAATGCTTACTATGTGTTAGttggctagggctgccataacaaagcaccacaaattTGGTGgcctgaaacaacagaaatttattctcttgtagttcagaggccagaagtctgaaatccaggtgtCCGCAGGGCCATAGTGTATCTGAAGGCACTCTAGGGGAATCCTCTGTTTCTTCCAGTCTCTGGTGGCCCCACATTTTTGGCTGTGGATACATAGATCCAGTCTccacctctgtcttcacatggcctcctctctttctctgtctcttcctctgtctctctctttttattttagatggagtctatgttgcctaggctgatttcaaactcttaggctcgagtgatcctcctgcctaggcctcccaaagttgagattacaggtgtgagccactgtattagtccgttttcacactgctgataaagacatacccaagactggggaggcctcacaatcatggtgtagggcaaaaggcacatcttacatggcggcagacagagaatgagagccaagcgaaaggggtttctccttataaaaccatccgatctcatgagacttattcactaccaggagaacagtgtggggaactgcccccacgattcagttatctccctctaggtccctcccacaacacgtgggaattatgggagctaacaattgaagatgaaatttgggtggggacagagccaaatgATATCAGCCATCTATCCTATCCTGTTCtatctcttataaggacatttgtcattggatttagggcccacttgGTTAATTCAGAATGATCTCATCTTGAAGTCCTCACTTACACCTGCAAAGATTCTTTTTCCAGATAAGGATACATACCTGGAGATAGGACTTGGACATGTATTTTTGGgggccaccattcaacccactacaTTGACTTTGCAAATAAAAGAAACTTgaccaaagaaaagaaacttgacCTGGTGGGTAGTCACAATTACTCATCCCTGACATACTGTTAAGTGGAGAAAAATCAATTCATGAGACATGTAAACGATTAACctatttagttaaaaatatattggccaggcatggtgactcatgcctgtatcctggtgctgtgggaggccaaggtgggaagattgattGAAGCTAGAAGTTCgtgaccagctgggcaacataagaGAAtctccccatctctacagaaaattaaaaaaaaaaaattagccaaccatggtggcacatgcttgtagtcctagctgcttaggtggctgaggcaggaggattgcttgagcccaggagttggaggctgcagtgaactacgtttgtgccagtgcactgcattctagcatgagtgacagagcaagaccctgtctgtagaTAAATAAATTTATCTGTATGTTCATGTATAAATAGAATTTTTCCAGGTATAGGTATTATACTCTGATACTTGCTTTCTTCTTATCTTTTAgtattgtcagattttttttaatgctttttataaatatagaaaaaaaccaCAAAGCTCTTTACAGTTTGAAAAAAGCTTTTATAGGAGTATCCAAAAATACTTAGCAGGCATGTGTGGATAGGGGGtgttttttctgttccttttgatGGAGGTACCTGAGGAAAGGGTCTTCAACTGTGTAAGGAGTTTCTCTTAGCAACTTGAACTTAAAAGGTAGCTGGAATTGATATAAAATAAGTTGTGGAgccataattatttatattacataaaaaCGTATGTTCTTTTTTCCAGATATGATTTGAGGCAGCTAGTGTAAAGTGTAAGAAAGCTGTTTTCTGGTTGGAAGGCCTAAGGAGAGAACATTGTCGGGCACGGCCAACTAAGGAATGTTACAGTCAGCTTGGCCAGTGTCTTGCCCTGGTCCTTAAACCAGTTGAGATGAGTAACTGATGAAGCTGTATTTTGTCTTCCCTTTGGCAGGTTAGGGTACTTGAAGAGGTAGGGAAAAGGCTTAGGTCAAGAGTAAACACCCTGCCTGTCCCTGGACTCACAGACATATTCATATTTACCCCATGTCCTAGAACTTAGGTGCCATTTAACAAAAGTATTGCTTTATTGAATCATTGCTTTAAGGCACCAAATGGTACCCTCCAGGCTTAGGaaagttaatgtttttcttaaattgcCAGAGGATTACCAAGGAGTATACCACTGGCAAATCTGACAACTGTTCCCATAACAAAAGCCTCATTTTTATATGAGAGTTTCACATATTGTTCTTCAAAGTAACTGTTACTtccattactttttatttaatacatttaaaaaattatgatcaaTTTAATGCTTCTTAATTTTTCACCTGAGAGAGActttgatttgaaaatattttaggaaaaccTGTGTCATTTCTCATTTAGATATCATTACCTGActtttcaaaagtaaataaattttaaactttttcattgaAATCGCGGTTTCATAAAGAGTACTGCAAGAAAAATTCAGAATCTTTTTTCAATTTTACAAGTCTTTAAAATTAGTAGTCTATGTTGTGTTTAAAATAGAGCCACATGTgaatttatttataatgtttGGTTGTTTACTCCTGAATCCTGTCTGTGGGGAAATTGCTGATACAACAATAACTTACTGTCATTTAGAATCTAAACACTTAGGACTTTCCTCTTATCTCTACCTACCTGCACACAGTCTGAGCTGGCTATCTCTTACATTCTTTTTGTCTCTTAGAAGCATCTGTTCTAAATGGTACAGGAGAAGCACAAACCTCTCAATATCATCAGATTTGTGGGAGAAGAGTTTGAATGTAGAAAATTACAGTTTCTGGGTTATTAGTAAAGTTCACAATTCAAGGCTATCGCTATTTCTTCCTAATTACCATGGATAATCAAGAAGTTGAGGCAGGTTTACAATGTTGAGcaatacatatgatatttgtTATTCTAAAGCAATCTGATAGAGTATGTGGTTGAATAagcttttcttccatttcttaaaTGGCTCAGAATGGGCTAATTATCAGGTCTAATCAAGGAGTCAAATAGTAAAAGACTGATTAATATTTTAACTGCATTAAACAATGCATCTGATTAATATCTTAATCAGATTAACTAGTTTTGTTTATTGTCATAGTAAATAACTAGAACtaattgaaaattaaattgtatttaagCAGGTATTAGTGTCTTGAAATTTGTGTGATTAAAAAGTACCTTGAAGAAACAGTGTCAGGATTAATGAAGTCAACAGAGAATATCATTTTATGTTGTGAACTCACTCTCCAACAGATGGTGCTAGCTTTCCTCTAGTGACAGCTGCCATGACCTATCCTTTCTTAAAACAAACCATGAAGAGTGATGTGGGGATTTGTATAGAAAACATTGTAAACATATTTCTATTACCTAGGTACTTTGGTTTATAAGACATCATCATTCCACATAATCAGTTGGAGAATCTATGATTGTATCCTCTTATGAATTTGATCTCTTCTGCTATAGCCATAagaaatcatgtttttaaaaaggtcatTTGTATGATAATAATGTAACTAGGAGGGACCAACTAACTTTTTCAGAAAAGTCAACTTAGAAGAAGGCCTGTCACTTTTCCTGTATATTCCCTAAAATGATATTGGGTATTGAAAATCTTGGGGGGGTGTTTCTTCCTAATTAATTTGCCATATGTTTAGTGTTGATCTACTATATGTGAAGCACAGTGCTAGAAACTGGAGATGAAAATAGAAGTTATGCTCCTTAATTCTCAAGGACCTAGTCCATTGTTTCCCAAACTTAAGTCGTTTTCATCCATCCTTTGAGATTTTTGCCATAAtgatgtacttctttttttttttttttgagacggagtctcgctctgtcacccaggttggagtgcagtggcacaatctcggctcactgcaagctccacctcccgggttcaccccattctcctgcctcagcctctccgagtagctgggactacaggcgcccgccaccacgcccggctaatttttcgcatttttagtagagatggggtttcaccgtggtctcgatctcctgacctcatgatccgcccgcctcggcctcccaaagtgctgggattacaagcgtgagccaccgcgcccggccaatgatgTACTTCTTTACCATAATATGTTTACTTTAAATTAGctcacttttatttaaaaagaaagctctatcaccaatattaatttttaaagttttatagacAGAAGgagagccaggcacagttgctcatgcctgtaatcccagtgctttgggaggccgagacaggaggattgcataagggcaggagtttgagactagtctgggcaacatacgaaacctcatctctaataaaaataaaaacaaattagctgggcatggtggtgtgtgcctgtagtcccagctactcaggaggctggagcacaAGAATctcgtgaacccaagaggtggagcttgcagtgagctgagatcgtgccactgcactccagcctaggcaacagagcgagactgtctcaaaaaaaaaaaaaaaaagttttatagacAGAAGgagaaccaggcacagtggctcacgcctgtaatcccaatgctttgggaggctgaggcaggatgattgcttgaggccaggagttcaaaactagtcTGGGCAGCATATGATaactcatctctagtaaaaataaaaacaaattagttgggcatggtggagcgtgcctgtagtcccagctactctggaggctgaggtgggaggatcacttgagtccaggaggttgagactgaagtgagctgtgttcgtgccactgcactctagcctgggcaatagagcaagatcgtgtctcaaaataataataacgaaAACAAAACCATGTCGGAAATTCCAGTCGATTACTTTTGTCTACATAGGCTCCAAGCCTGCTCTCTCTTATAAAAGGGAAGTTAATCACTCAATGTAAAGATGTTGAAGACACACTGGCACAAAACTAAAACTTTCTCCCTAATGTAAATATGAAAAGGgcctagtctgggcaacatacgaaacctcatctctaataaaaataaaaacaaattagctgggcatggtggtgtgttcctgtagttTTAACTCTGACACTATGCAATTCCACATTTAAGGTCTCATCAGTGTAACATATAAAACTAAATAGTACCgctttttttttgaggaagacGTGGTCGTAGGTGCTGAGGATATCTGCTCTGCACGCTCCTGCTCCTGACTCACCGCTGTTCGCTCTCGCCGAGGAACAAGTCGGTCAGGAAGCCGCGCAGCAGCCATGGCTTTTAAGGATACTGGAAAAACACCCGTGGAGCCGGAGGTGGCAATTCACCGAATTCGAATCACCCTAACAAGCCGCACCGTAAAATCCCTGGAAAAGGTGTGTGCTGACTTGATCAGAGGCGCAAAAGAAAAGAATCTCAAAGTGAAAGGACCAGTTCGAATGCCTACCAAGACTTCGAGAATCACTACAAGAAAAACTCCTTATGGTGAAGGTTCTAAAACGTGGGATCGTTTCCAGATGAGAATTCACAAGCGACTCATTGACTTGCACAGTCCTTCGGAGATTGTTAAGCAGATTACTTCCATCAGTATTGAGCCAGGAGTTGAGGTGGAAGTCACCATTGCAGATGCTTAAGTcaactattttaataaattgattaccagttgtttaaaaaaaaaaaaaaactaaatagtaACATCACTGGTGAGTATCTTTAATTTTTGAGAGACGTTCTTGCTAGAGACAGACACGTATGTAAATAAGTCATTATAATATGGTTTCATTAGTGCCACATAAAGGTATTTCAGAGTAGTATGGAGGATATAATAGAAACAGATTAGTTCTCTGGGGGGGAGTACTAGGAGTTATTTTAGAGGACATCAATGTTTGAgctatttattgaattaaattcACCCAGGAATAGAAAAAGCAAAGTGAACTCGATGAGCAAAGAGACATTTGTGGTGAGAGTAGTGTAGTGTTGCTGAActaggggagagggaaggaagaatgcTACAGAGATTGGAATGAAGATTTAGAGCcaaagttgtttttgttgttgttgttgttgttttttcaattcggggtcttgctttgttgcccaggctggagtgcagtggtgcaatcatggctcactgcagccccaacctcgtaggctcaagcaatcctcccacttcagcttcccagtTGCTGGTactacaagtgtgtaccaccatgccctgctaatttttaaattttttgtagaggtaggtcttgctatgtttccaggctggtctcacactcctggcctcaagtgatcctcctgcctcagccttccaaaatgctggggttaccggtatgagtcactgtacctggctcatacctgtaaccccagcattttggaagattTGTGTTTAATAAGGGTATTCTGACAAAAATGTGgaggatggccgggcgcggtggctcacgcttgtaatcccagcactttgggaggccgaggcgggcagatcacgaggtcaggagatcgagaccacggtgaaaccccgtctctactaaaaatacaaaaaattagccgggcgtggtggcgggcgcctgtagtcccagctactcggagaggctgaggcaggagaatggcgtgaacccgggaggcggagcttgcagtgagccgagattgctccactgcactccagcctgggcaacagagcgagactccgtctcaaaaaaaaaaaaaaaaatgtggaggaTGAATTGGAACAGTAGAGACTGGTACAAGCAGATCAGTTTTGTGTTTAATAAGGATATTCTGACAAAAATGTGGAGGATGAATTGGAACAGTAGAGACTGGTACAAGCAGATCAGTTAAAAGGGTCTTGTGTGTGAtatatttcctcttttaaaaagtatttctcgccgggcgcggtagctcatgtctgtaatcccagcactttgggaggccgaggcgggcggatcacgaggttaggagatcgagaccatcctggctaacatggtgaaaccccatctctactaaaaatacaaaaaattagccaggcgtggtggcgggtgcctgtagtcccagctactcgggagactgaggcaggagaatggcatgaacctgggaggcggaggttgcagtgagccaagaccgcactgcactccagcctgggtgacagagcgagactccgtctcaaaaaaaaaaaaaggcatttttcagctgggtgcggtggctcacgtctgtaatctcagaactttgggaggccaaggcaggtggattacctgaggtcaagagttcaagaccagcctgaccaaaatggtgaaaccccgtctctactaaaaatacaaaaaattagccgtgcgtggtggtgggtgcttgtaatcccagctactcgggaggctgaggcaggacaatcccttgagcccggtaggcagacgttgcagtgagccaaggtcgcaccattgcactctagcctgggcaacaatagcaaaactctgtctcaaaaaataaaaaaataaaaaaaaattctcagccgggcatggtggctcatgcctgtattcccagcactgtgggaggcccagacgggcggatcacttgaggtcaggcattcaagaccagcctggccaacatggcaaaaccccatctctagtaaaaatacaaaaattagttgggcattggggtgggtgcctgtagccccagctacttgagaggctgagacaggagaatcacttgaacctgggagatggaggttgcagtgagctgagatcacaccactacaatgcagcctgggcgacagagtgaaactctgtctcaaaaaaaaaaaaaaaaaagtaaagtatttcttggctgggcatggtgtctcatgcctgtagtatcagcactttgggaggccaacgcaggaggatggcttgagcccagaagttggagaccaacctgggcaacaaagtgagaccccgtctctacaaaaaattaaaaagttagccaggtgtggtgacacgcatctgtagtcccagctactggggaggctgaggtgggaggatcacttgagcctgtgaagttaagactgcagtgagccatgattgcaccacggcaTTCCAAGCTGAGGGATATAGAAagacctgtcttaaaaaaaaaaaaaaaaaaaaaaaaggcctggcatggtggctcacgcctgtaatcctagcactttgggagaccgaggcgggtggatcacgaggtcaggagttcaagaccagcctggccaagatggtgaaaccccatctctactaaaaatacaaaaattagctgggcatggtggcaggcacctataatcccagctactcgggtggctgaggcagagaattgcttgaacttgggaggtggaggttgcagtgagctgagatcacaccactgcactccagcctgggtgacagaacgagactctgtctaaaaaaaaaaaaaaaaaagtagttattaGCATTGTCCACTGAAAAGGCTTAGAAACAATGACCAGCCCAGTACCATTTGGCACCTCTCAGGGCCCAGACCATACTCCCTAAATATaattttgtcttaaaataaaCAATGACTTTTTGGAAGTGTGGCTGATTCCATGTTTGAGGGAAAAATGTACACGATGAGCCTAAAATATCTTGTTGTATCAGAAAAAAGTTATCAAAAGCTTCTGGGGTCATGTGAAAAGGATTCCAAAGACAATCCTGGGTAGAGATAAGACAATTTGAGTAGCAATAAGAACAATAACTgcaatgaattaaaacataccaaatatttttaagtgcatGAGTTCATAATTATACTAAAAAACAACACTAACTGGTCACCTTTGGATCCTAACTTTCCTGTATAAATTTATTCCTCAGGGTAACCCAAATGGTTGATGaaggaagttttgtttttctaaaagtatTCCAGTCAATAAAATAAAGAGGAGATGATAGAATTAtaatgtcataattttgcaaCCCCTAATGAAGTAATGGGTCCAGGCAATGGCCATAAATGACTGCTAAATTAATACAAAGAGAAACATCCATTATATGCTCTTCTGAAGGAAGTTCACATCAGTACctgtgaaatgctttttttttttttttttttttttttttttggagacggagtgtcactctcttgcccaggctggagtgcagtggtgtgatctcagcttgctgcaacctctgcctcccgggttcaagcagttctcctgcctcagcctcccaagtagcttggattacaggcatgtgccaccaagcctggctaattttgatttttggtagagatggagtttcactatgttgcccaggctagtctcaaactcatgacctcaggtgatccactcatctcagcctcccaaagtgctgggattacaggcctaagccactgcacctagccgaAATGCTCTTCCGAAAACACTGAGTCTAGCCTAGCTCAGCATTGGttaatagaactttctgtgataatGGAAGTGTTCtatatctgcactgtccaatactGTGGCCACTAAACACATGggactatttaaatttaaaataaaattttaaattcatttagtactgttgtgggaagtcagggacctccaaacggagggaccggctggagctgtggcagaggaacataaattgtgaagatttcttgGACATTTATcaattcccaaataatacttttataattttttatgcctgtctttaatctcttaatcctgtcatcttcgtAAGCTAAGGAggtacgtcacctcaggaccagtgtgataattgtgttaactgtacaaattgattgtaaaacgtgtgtttgaacaatatgaaatcagtgcaccttgaaaaagaacagaataacagcaatttttagggaacaagagaagacaaccataaggtctgactgcctgctgGGTCAGGCAAAaatgccatatttttcttcttgcagagagcctataaatggacatgcaagtaggagagatatcactaaattcttttcctagcaaggaatattaatattaataccctgggaaaggaatgcattcctggggggaggtctataaatggccgctctgggagtctctgtcttatgcagttgagataaggactgagatacgccctggtctcctgcagtaccctcaggcttattagggtgcGGAAAAACcccaccctggtaaatttgtggtcagatcagttctctgctctcgaaccctgttttctgttgtctaagatgtttatcaagacaatatgtgcactGCTGAACAttgacccttatcagtagttctgcttttgccctttgccttgtgatctttgttggaccctcatcagtagttctgcttttgccctttgtcctgttccctcagaagcatgtgatctttgttctgctttttgccctttgaagcatgtgatctttgtacctaatCCCTGTTATTATAcctcctccccttttgaaacccttaataaaaaacttgctggtttgaggctcaggtgggcatcatggtcctaccgatatgtgatgcCACCCCTggcggcccagctgtaaaattcctctctttgtactctttctctttatttctcagccgaCTGAcgcttatggaaaatagaaagaacctacgttgaaatattggaGGCTGGTTCCCCCAATAAGTCCCCTGAGCCACTTTTCAAATGCTCAATATCCATATGTGGCTGGTGACAACTCTAGTTCTATCAGTTTTCAGGAAATACAGGGGCtaaaaaaacacattaataaCACCAAAAGAAAGCAATCAACAATATCCACAATGTGGAAAACTACAGGGCAAGCTACAAAGTTTCTTCAGCAAattgcaagaaaaaagaaaaaagagagaagctggTGTAGGCAAAGCTAGAGGGTGTAGTGGCCTCTCATTCTGTGGCCAAGAACCCCTTGACACTCATTGAGGGGTTCTTCCTGCAGAGTCAGGGGGCTGCCACCAAGATGtgaggagagaaaaaagggagGTAGGTACAGGCCGAAAGGCAGGACGGTGAGGAAGAATGGGGAGTAAAGGGGATGGGATCACGTCCAATCATGTATTTGTACAATAGCATTCTACTCAGAATGAAAAAAGGGGTGGACCAACACAGATGAATCCCGAGCACATtgtgttgagcaaaagaagccaaatactgcaatcctagccctttgggaggccaacgcaggaggattgcttcagcccaggagttcgaggctgcagtaagctatgatagtgccactgctctccaacccagcctggacaacagagtgagatcctgtctctaaataaataaatagtttttaaataaattactcagtttcaggtattattttaaaagccatagaaaatggaccaagacacccctcttctctctgtttctaattttttttttttgagagagggtcccactctgttgcccaggctggagtgcagtggcacaatgacagctcactgtagcctcaccatcctaggctcaagcagtcctcccacctcagcctcctgagtagctgggactacatgcatgtcactgtacctggctaatttgaaacaaattttttgtagagacaggatcttgctatgttcaccaggctggtctcaaactcttggcttcaacggatcctcccacatcagcctcccaaacagctggggctacaggtgtgtgccaccatgcccagctaatattaaaaatatatatt is part of the Symphalangus syndactylus isolate Jambi chromosome 2, NHGRI_mSymSyn1-v2.1_pri, whole genome shotgun sequence genome and harbors:
- the LOC129470638 gene encoding small ribosomal subunit protein uS10-like translates to MAFKDTGKTPVEPEVAIHRIRITLTSRTVKSLEKVCADLIRGAKEKNLKVKGPVRMPTKTSRITTRKTPYGEGSKTWDRFQMRIHKRLIDLHSPSEIVKQITSISIEPGVEVEVTIADA